A window of the Tursiops truncatus isolate mTurTru1 chromosome 14, mTurTru1.mat.Y, whole genome shotgun sequence genome harbors these coding sequences:
- the NT5C1B gene encoding LOW QUALITY PROTEIN: cytosolic 5'-nucleotidase 1B (The sequence of the model RefSeq protein was modified relative to this genomic sequence to represent the inferred CDS: inserted 3 bases in 3 codons; deleted 3 bases in 2 codons; substituted 1 base at 1 genomic stop codon) — protein MSQTSLKQKKKNETGPRYSKDSXEVDKSRKDSEKSGVRLSTQGSRELTLLKTDSXGYLVRNQWSRTSRSPSTRAPSGGESRSKNTSLKAPSSSKTSRTSFTSPSHQESPKPLSAQRSPPTPTMPLDSRSSTTPEPAPDGSRRSTKMAENSDAWSPGLGREILAGQYTRELRDSRDSRDTHQREYPRTPPTERKSYAQRRALYPSRLDQDCMPDXRQREEEADEDDAYWASVRTLYEKSPSCSRPRPPKPKHAITIAVSSRALFNMVDGRKIYKEEGLEKYMEYQLFNENVVLAPGPAFHFVKALQHVNARLRELYPDEQDLFDIVLMTNNHAQVGVRLINSVNHYGLLIDRFCLTGGKSPIGYLKAYLTNLYLSADSEKVQEAIQEGIASATMFDGAKDMAYCDTQLRVAFDGDAVLFSDESDHITKEHGLDKFFQHEALFENKPLAQGPLKGFLEDLGRLQKKFYAKDERLCCPIRTYLVTARSAASSGARVLKTLRRWXLEIDEALFLAGAPKGPISVKIRPHIFFDDHMFHIEGAQKFGTITAHVPYGINQKENN, from the exons AATGAGACTGGACCGAGGTACTCAAAAGACA CAGAAGTAGACAAATCTAGAAAGGATTCTGAGAAATCAGGAGTTCGTCTGAGCACTCAG GGATCACGAGAATTAACCTTGCTGAAGACAGACTCTTGAGGGTACCTAGTGAGAAATCAGTGGTCTCGAACTTCACGGAGCCCATCCACCAGAGCTCCATCAGGAGGTGAGTCCAGAAGCAAGAACACAAGTCTTAAGG CCCCCAGTAGCTCCAAGACCTCCCGGACTTCATTCACCTCCCCTAGCCATCAAGAGTCACCAAAGCCGCTGTCAGCGCAGCGCTCGCCACCCACACCAACCATGCCGCTCGACTCACGTTCTTCCACGACCCCGGAG CCAGCTCCAGACGGGTCCCGGCGCAGCACCAAGATGGCTGAGAATTCCGACGCCTGGTCTCCCGGCCTGGGGCGGGAAATCCTAGCGGGCCAGTACACACGAGAGTTGCGGGACTCGCGAGATTCCAGGGACACGCACCAGCGGGAATATCCGCGCACGCCCCCCACTGAAAGGAAATCCTATGCCCAGCGCAGGGCTCTCTACCCGTCACGGCTGGATCAAGACTGTATGCCTG CCAGGCAACGAGAGGAAGAGGCGGACGAGGACGATGCCTACTGGGCATCCGTGAGAACACTGTACGAGAAGTCACCGAGCTGCTCGCGCCCCAGGCCG CCCAAACCCAAGCATGCCATCACCATCGCTGTGTCATCCCGTGCGCTCTTCAACATGGTGGACGGCAGGAAAATCTACAAGGAAGAGGGTCTGGAAAAGTACATGGAGTATCAGCTTTTCAATGAGAATGTCGTGCTGGCCCCAGGGCCGGCCTTCCACTTTGTCAAG GCACTGCAGCACGTCAATGCTAGACTCCGTGAGCTGTATCCTGATGAACAGGACTTATTTGATATTGTTCTGATGACTAATAACCATGCCCAAGTGGGAGTGCGGCTTATAAACAGCGTCAATCACTAtg GATTACTAATTGACCGGTTCTGTCTGACTGGTGGAAAAAGCCCCATTGGCTATTTGAAGGCATATCTTACCAACTTGTATCTTTCTGCGGATTCTGAAAAAGTACAAGAAGCAATACAAGAAG GGATCGCCTCTGCAACAATGTTTGATGGAGCCAAAGACATGGCT TACTGTGACACACAGCTCCGTGTGGCCTTTGATGGGGATGCCGTCCTCTTTTCTGATGAGTCTGACCATATTACCAAGGAGCACGGGCTGGACAAATTCTTTCAACATGAAGCACTATTTGAGAATAAGCCTCTTGCTCAG GGTCCCTTGAAAGGCTTTCTGGAAGATTTAGGCAGACTGCAAAAGAAGTTTTATGCCAAAGACGAACGGTTATGTTGCCCTATCAGGACCTACCTGGTTACAGCTAGGAGTGCAGCCAGTTCAGGCGCCCGCGTGCTGAAAACCCTTCGCCGCT GTCTAGAGATAGACGAAGCTCTTTTCCTTGCTGGAGCCCCCAAAGGTCCCATCTCGGTGAAGATAAGGCCCCACATCTTCTTTGATGACCACATGTTCCACATTGAAGGGGCACAGAAATTTGGCACCATCACAGCTCATGTACCTTATGGAATTAATCAAAAAGAGAACAATTAG